TTTAAGGTAAGAAGTCAGCAACATCACCAGGAAAGGAGACAAAGCTAAGAATACCAGGATGACAGCCTGAGTGGTTAGATCGGGATAGGTATCGGAAAAACTTCCTTCTGAAAGACCTTCTCGGGGCAGAACATCTTGCGCAACGACTTGTTGCCTAAATGCTGGACAGGGTTGAATTTTTTTCTCTTCCACAGGAGCAGGAGGGATGGGCGGAGGCGTGAGCTTACACGAATAATTTTCCGAACAGGACCTGGAACAAGACCTCGATTCAGCCTTTGCAACAGAGGGCAATCCAAGGATCAGAACAGTAAGAAGAAGACGGAAAAATTTCTGCATGTAATTTTCTACTCACCAGGTTCTTTATTTTCAGTACTTTCTTTTGGAGGAGTATGATTTGTCGATGAAGGATTTCCTTGTTTTTCAACAGAAGACTCTGGATTAGAGGGAAAATCCTTTTGTTTTAGGATCTTGTTGAATGCATTCTCCAATGCCTGGAGCTGTACATCGAGACTGGCGTTGATGATACCTGATTCAGTTTCTATAAGGCAACCCCCAGGTTCTACATCTGGCTTAGGAGAGATAATAAAAACCTCTGCGTACTCTATAATCTTTTTTAGTTCTGCGCGTTGTTTTTCTATAGCTTCTAAATCACTCGGATTTACAAAAATAACTACGCGGTTATTTTGAGATAACTCCTTAATAGCTCCGGAGATGATAGAAACAACAGTTTCTTTAT
This sequence is a window from Chlamydiifrater volucris. Protein-coding genes within it:
- a CDS encoding HrpE/YscL family type III secretion apparatus protein, whose translation is MKFFSLIFKKDVISPNSKVLAPEAFSTVLDAQEMLKTAKSDIEEYRLHAEQEAFALKEASKNAGFKSGLQEWTTKLAELDASIKSFKESIKASLVPLAIASVKKIIGKELETNKETVVSIISGAIKELSQNNRVVIFVNPSDLEAIEKQRAELKKIIEYAEVFIISPKPDVEPGGCLIETESGIINASLDVQLQALENAFNKILKQKDFPSNPESSVEKQGNPSSTNHTPPKESTENKEPGE